The following coding sequences lie in one Stigmatopora nigra isolate UIUO_SnigA chromosome 4, RoL_Snig_1.1, whole genome shotgun sequence genomic window:
- the LOC144195701 gene encoding DNA-directed RNA polymerase III subunit RPC4-like, protein MADSGAGDPSGHRTPPPGRGGSSQLMGRRTPASVAAGRLPSMRSRDLTLGGVKKKTFTPNIIGRKVKEDTKDDGGQRRERRDTPRGRGPRERGRGRGRGHPETIQSHSIFEQGPAEMAIRKKGYESERDAPSTGPSAIINIKKEYRETEEETKAIILKLEKDSFIDDPFLRGEQRSCPVQLPLAVSGWGFQEEFSAPKIKIEKMEEDDEPMEPALEMKQEEEEVKKPECTFKPPPLPEPDVLPDLLHRWSLSKGEELFFIQLPDTLPGQPPTQEFKPIKTEVQSADGQSVLLKTESQEETSEDDGCYLKDLREGFVGKMLVRKSGRVQLIMGQVTLDVSLGASCAFLQELVSVDTEGRRGNMTVLGKVKHKMVCSPDFESLLASR, encoded by the exons ATGGCTGATTCAGGCGCAGGTGATCCCAGTGGTCATCGGACTCCACCCCCAGGACGAGGTGGGAGCAGCCAACTGATGGGTCGCCGAACACCTGCAAGCGTCGCTGCAGGGCGTCTTCCCTCAATGCGTTCTCGAGATCTCACCCTCGGGGGAGTGAAAAAG AAAACATTTACACCAAACATTATTGGCCGCAAAGTTAAAGAAGA TACCAAAGATGATGGCGGGCAAAGGAGAGAAAGAAGGGATACACCCCGAGGCAGAGGTCCAAGAGAAAGAGGCCGAGGCAGGggtagggggcacccagagacCATCCAGTCCCACTCCATTTTTGAGCAGGGTCCGGCAGAGATGGCCATCCGAAAAAAAG GTTATGAAAGCGAACGTGATGCCCCAAGCACAGGCCCATCCGCCATCATCAATATTAAAAAGGAGTATAGAGAAACTGAAGAAGAAACTAAAGCAATAATTCTCAAGCTGGAAAAAGATAGT TTCATAGATGATCCATTTCTCAGGGGCGAACAGAGAAGCTGCCCAGTTCAACTTCCTCTTGCTGTGTCGGGATGGGGTTTTCAGGAGGAATTCAGtgctccaaaaataaaaattgagaaaatggaGGAGGACGACGAACCAATGGAACCTGCATTAGAAA tgaaacaagaggaggaagaagttaAGAAGCCTGAGTGTACTTTCAAGCCGCCTCCCCTCCCTGAGCCGGACGTTCTGCCGGATCTTCTTCACAGGTGGAGTCTGAGCAAAGGTGAGGAGCTGTTTTTCATTCAGCTGCCCGACACGTTGCCTGGCCAGCCGCCTACCCAAGAGttcaagccaataaaaactgaggtGCAGTCTGCGGATGGTCAGTCTGTCCTTCTGAAAACAGAGTCTCAG gaggaGACAAGTGAAGATGACGGCTGTTATTTAAAAGATCTGCGGGAGGGTTTTGTTGGAAAGATGCTTGTACGAAAGTCCGGTAGGGTGCAGCTCATCATGGGACAGGTTACACTGGACGTCTCCCTGGGTGCTTCATGTGCTTTCCTTCAG GAACTGGTTTCTGTTGACACAGAGGGACGAAGAGGCAACATGACTGTTTTAGGGAAAGTGAAACACAAAATGGTTTGCTCGCCAGACTTTGAATCACTGTTGGCGAGTAGGTGA
- the LOC144195942 gene encoding phytanoyl-CoA hydroxylase-interacting protein-like — translation MDTPLATPCNIQICEVTCDSFRIVWDMTPQDTSRATHFFIDLSRKECRDPNRFKHRDVPTKLVAKAVPLPMAVRGHWFLSPCTEYCVAVQTAVRQPDGEYLVSEWSQVVEFCTGDYAIEHLQQLLDKAKGSTGRLLKFSVFYRNQHPDYFDCVRKESAGMMHPALKDTSGSHGSPINGKLQGVFFSCNTEFDTGLPPKDSPYGPLRFQIPAGHLLNPNISLYFADFYCMYTAYHYVVLVLAPVGTERDHFCRSRLPMLDLANNPFLTYTAPQRLGEEPLYCHASDVILEVLFTEPVSLDQGTVEQISGHHQLMSLTTANAKKDPSCKVCNISVGR, via the exons ATGGACACCCCTCTCGCCACCCCATGTAACATCCAAATATGTGAGGTGACGTGTGATTCGTTCCGCATCGTGTGGGATATGACCCCCCAGGACACGTCCAGAGCCACACATTTCTTCATTGACCTGAGCCGCAAAGAATGCAGAGATCCCAACCGCTTTAAACACAGG GATGTACCAACCAAGCTGGTGGCAAAGGCTGTGCCCTTACCCATGGCTGTTCGTGGACACTGGTTCCTCAGCCCCTGCACGGAGTACTGCGTTGCGGTCCAGACTGCAGTTCGACAGCCTGATGGCGAATACCTCGTGTCGGAGTGGAGCCAAGTGGTGGAGTTCTGCACAGGAG ACTATGCCATAGAACATCTTCAGCAGCTTCTGGACAAGGCCAAAGGCTCTACAGGAAGGCTTCTGAAATTTTCCGTGTTTTATCGGAATCAGCATCCAGATTACTTTGACTGCGTCAG GAAGGAGTCCGCAGGTATGATGCATCCTGCCCTTAAAGACACGAGTGGGAGTCACGGTTCTCCGATAAATGGCAAACTGCAGGGGGTCTTCTTTAGCTGCAACACCGAGTTCGATACAGGACTCCCCCCAAAAGACTCTCCTTACGGTCCCCTGCGCTTCCAGATCCCGGCAGGACACCTGCTCAACCCCAACATCTCCCTGTACTTTGCAGACTTCTATTGTATGTACACAGCCTACCACTACGTGGTTCTGGTGCTGGCCCCCGTAGGCACAGAGAGGGACCACTTCTGCAGAAGCCGCCTCCCCATGCTAGACTTGGCCAATAACCCCTTCTTGACGTATACCGCGCCCCAGAGGCTCGGCGAGGAGCCGTTGTACTGCCATGCCAGCGACGTCATCCTCGAGGTGCTTTTCACAGAGCCGGTCAGTTTGGATCAGGGCACCGTGGAGCAAATCAGTGGACACCACCAGCTCATGAGTTTGACCACCGCCAATGCCAAGAAAGATCCGAGTTGCAAAGTGTGTAACATCAGTGTGGGCCGCTAA
- the LOC144195943 gene encoding protein phosphatase 1 regulatory subunit 3C-like, with protein sequence MGTLNPSHCTSNMETSGTAFLPLFGLGSMAQSAGLVEIAVRLCLNQRKQLCPHVWVPILKPLRPCLRSALPKHDSAVILNRTLVGFLEELDFDDEDIVAPIKNKRVVFADSKGHSLADVRIFSDEEDHSDLEPLPSLQGLVSATEAGYSCTVSTCCPGTQLTLGFPQPSSNFQAFRAKLAENKITLENCTVTEQALRGTVRVQNISFQKDVCVRITFDSWQSYSDEPCTYLEQRFGGPQTDIFEFDIDIPKVLDAKKKIEFCLKYSAVGQCNTFWDNNDGRNYAIEVCVNSHLCPR encoded by the exons ATGGGTACTCTGAATCCTTCACACTGCACCTCCAACATGGAGACATCTGGCACAGC TTTCCTACCTCTATTTGGCCTTGGTTCAATGGCTCAGTCAGCGGGACTAGTAGAGATTGCGGTCAGGCTGTGTTTGAACCAACGTAAACAATTGTGTCCTCATGTTTGGGTGCCCATCCTGAAACCTCTGCGACCTTGTCTCCGCTCTGCACTTCCAAAACACGACTCGGCTGTCATCTTGAACCGGACACTGGTAGGTTTCCTTGAAGAATTGGATTTCGATGACGAAGATATTGTGGCCCCAATCAAGAACAAGCGAGTGGTTTTCGCGGACTCCAAGGGACACTCCCTGGCAGACGTGCGAATCTTTTCCGACGAAGAAGATCATTCCGACCTGGAACCCCTGCCTTCCCTGCAGGGTCTCGTCAGTGCGACCGAAGCCGGTTACAGCTGCACGGTCAGCACCTGCTGCCCAGGAACACAGCTCACGCTCGGTTTTCCGCAGCCCTCTTCGAATTTCCAAGCCTTTCGTGCCAAGCTTGCTGAGAACAAAATCACCCTGGAGAACTGCACGGTCACTGAGCAAGCCCTCAGAGGCACCGTCCGAGTCCAAAACATCAGCTTCCAAaaagatgtgtgtgtgcgtatcaCCTTTGACTCTTGGCAGAGCTACAGTGATGAACCCTGCACGTACTTGGAGCAGCGTTTTGGAGGGCCACAAACCGACATCTTTGAGTTTGACATAGACATCCCCAAAGTACTCGATGCAAAGAAGAAAATTGAATTCTGCTTAAAATATTCAGCAGTAGGGCAGTGTAATACTTTTTGGGACAACAACGATGGGCGGAACTACGCAATCGAAGTGTGTGTGAACTCACATCTTTGTCCCAGATAG
- the LOC144195618 gene encoding DNA replication complex GINS protein SLD5-like has product MSESLFDNDASREECQEDEMTPADLIAKLEEAWLNEKFSPELLPNQSEVVECVMEQLAHMEANLQRVKKGDAKASIHRMEIDRIRFVLCSYLRSRLQKIEKFFPHVLEKEKSRSDGEPSLLSPEEFAFAKEYAANTESHLKNVALSHMPPILQTLDMLKAVPAPCLDSFVFLRVKERQENILVEPETDDQREYVVDLEEGSQHLMRYRTIAPLISSGAAQLI; this is encoded by the exons ATGTCGGAATCGCTGTTTGACAACGATGCCAGCCGAGAAGAATGTCAAGAGGATGAGATGACCCCTGCCGATTTGATCGCCAAACTGGAAGAA GCTTGGCTAAATGAAAAGTTTTCACCGGAGTTGTTGCCCAACCAGTCTGAAGTGGTGGAGTGTGTCATGGAGCAACTCGCACACATG GAAGCAAACTTACAGAGGGTGAAGAAAGGCGACGCCAAGGCCAGCATCCACCGCATGGAGATCGACCGGATCCGCTTTGTGCTGTGCAGCTACCTACGCTCGCGTCTTCAGAAG ATTGAAAAGTTCTTTCCTCATgtgcttgagaaagaaaagtcTCGCAGTGATGGAGAACCATCTCTGCTCTCACCTGAGGAGTTTGCCTTTGCCAAAGA GTATGCTGCAAACACAGAAAGTCACTTAAAGAATGTGGCACTGAGTCACATGCCCCCCATCCTCCAGACACTTGACATGCTGAAAGCAG TTCCGGCGCCCTGCCTAGACTCCTTTGTGTTCCTGAGGGTGAAAGAAAGACAAGAAAACATTTTAGTGGAGCCCGAAACGGACGATCAGAG AGAATACGTGGTGGATCTTGAAGAGGGCTCTCAACATCTCATGCGCTATCGAACCATTGCACCACTTATTTCAAGTGGAGCTGCGCAGTTGATTTAA
- the LOC144195196 gene encoding uncharacterized protein LOC144195196, translating to MANEDHSLTLASEENMETSGEASQPVTELHDNCKDGLRLSSLHIDEKSFVSSLHSFMKERGSPIERIPHLGFKQIDLWMIFKTVEKLGGYNSVTMRRLWKKVYDELGGSPGSTSAATCTRRHYERLILPYERHLKGEDDQPLPLNKPRKPYKHPSEEKTNKAEWKVKRSKSEKDSERLLSEAALQMKAAMFPSCALWSGTPDRQEPQGPSTPDLYAYPHLLRGPAARPWPGNISSVVGEVISPLEKKKRIAQASLRASPQIEWRDRPSVIRRSSSPASGSYECESSESSPRPLSSSSLSSRSGSPASIASEDDNNTAMNSNLAPNYLQNNTPMTDLSKDQAVERKNKNQVNPLAHDSKFKDPRKGLEHPFRSLTKLKSDRVSSSSSSSFSKVPTKSAQLLRPAPIRPSHRIQYLTHNGKYFKDIHPYSWPWETLRAMPAKFLPAQQRLSREQSHNISGRDPNLRSTSQQPVLLPRMRIPQSQLTYRHFPVNAVHSALVYPNPYPFPLWGHAYTTPSVTSFSTQE from the exons ATGG CTAATGAGGACCACAGTTTGACGTTGGCGAGTGAAGAAAACATGGAGACATCGGGCGAG GCTTCTCAACCAGTCACTGAATTGCACGACAATTGCAAGGATGGGTTGCGACTCAGCTCGCTGCATATTGACGAGAAGTCCTTTGTATCAAGTCTTCACTCCTTCATGAAGGAACGGGGCTCCCCCATTGAAAGAATCCCACATTTAGGCTTCAAGCAGA TTGACCTTTGGATGATCTTCAAAACAGTTGAAAAATTGGGAGGATATAATTCG GTGACAATGCGCCGCCTGTGGAAGAAAGTATACGATGAACTGGGAGGGAGTCCCGGAAGCACCAGTGCTGCAACTTGTACTCGCAGACACTACGAGAG GCTGATATTGCCCTATGAAAGACATCTAAAAGGAGAAGATGATCAACCTCTGCCTCTCAACAAGCCCAGGAAGCCTTATAAGCATCCTTCAGAGGAGAAGACCAACAAAGCTGAGTGGAAAGTGAAAAGGAGCAAGTCAGAGAAAGATTCTGAG AGACTGCTTTCGGAGGCTGCTCTACAGATGAAAGCAGCCATGTTTCCCAGTTGCGCTCTCTGGTCTGGCACCCCCGACAGGCAGGAGCCACAAGGGCCAAGCACCCCTGACCTTTACGCATATCCCCACCTGCTGCGTGGCCCGGCAGCAAGGCCTTGGCCGGGGAACATCTCCTCAGTCGTCGGAGAGGTCATCTCTCCTCTGGAGAAGAAGAAGCGCATAGCTCAGGCGAGCCTTCGAGCGAGCCCGCAAATTGAGTGGAGAGACAGGCCTTCTGTTATCCGCCGCTCTTCATCTCCGGCTTCCGGCAGCTATGAGTGCGAGTCCTCGGAAAGCTCGCCACGCCCACTCTCTTCCAGCTCTTTGTCCTCCAGGAGTGGATCCCCAGCCTCCATCGCATCAGAGGATGATAATAATACCGCAATGAACTCCAACTTGGCGCCCAATTACCTCCAAAATAATACACCAATGACAGATTTGTCAAAAGATCAAGctgtagaaagaaaaaataaaaatcaagtcaACCCCTTAGCACATGATAGCAAGTTTAAAGATCCACGCAAAGGCCTTGAGCATCCTTTTCGTTCACTTACCAAATTGAAATCTGACAGGGTCTCGTCATCGTCTTCCTCCAGTTTCAGCAAAGTTCCAACAAAATCTGCACAGCTTTTGCGACCCGCTCCAATCCGGCCGAGCCACAGGATCCAATATTTGACGCATAAtggcaaatattttaaagacaTCCATCCGTACTCCTGGCCTTGGGAAACATTGAGGGCAATGCCAGCAAAGTTTCTTCCCGCCCAGCAGAGGTTAAGCCGCGAGCAGTCTCATAACATCTCTGGTAGAGACCCTAATCTACGGAGCACTTCGCAACAGCCGGTTCTCCTCCCCAGAATGAGAATACCTCAATCCCAGCTCACATATCGTCATTTTCCTGTCAATGCAGTTCACTCCGCTCTCGTCTACCCTAACCCGTACCCCTTCCCTTTATGGGGTCATGCTTACACGACCCCCAGCGTAACCTCGTTTTCTACTCAAGAATAA